A window of Nerophis ophidion isolate RoL-2023_Sa linkage group LG17, RoL_Noph_v1.0, whole genome shotgun sequence contains these coding sequences:
- the purg gene encoding purine-rich element-binding protein gamma, translated as MADGCCRGLERARGKTASDSQPRAAYAPQCPQQGNDIQELASKRVDIQKKRFYLDVKQSVRGRFLKIAEVWIGRGRHDNIRKSKLTLSMSMAPALRYSLGDFIEYYARIGLRGGLLDEHGSINGQARRRAPEPAASSPAGSVASEDHVHRVLKSEFIERDNRKYFLDLKENQRGRFLRIRQTVSKGHGTMGYYGQGIEQTIVLPAQGLIEFRDALSQLIEDYGDDDDADERGRATTGSHDDSTPELPEAASFRVDNKRFYFDVGSNRFGVFLKVSEVRQPYRNTITVPLKAWARFGENFIRYEEEMRRMFTCNKEKRTEARQDSEEHGD; from the coding sequence ATGGCCGATGGATGCTGCAGGGGATTGGAACGAGCCCGCGGCAAGACTGCGTCAGACTCCCAGCCCCGAGCGGCGTACGCTCCGCAGTGCCCGCAGCAGGGTAACGACATCCAGGAGCTCGCCTCCAAGCGGGTCGACATCCAGAAGAAGCGCTTCTACCTAGACGTCAAGCAGAGCGTGCGCGGGCGCTTCCTCAAAATAGCCGAGGTGTGGATAGGCCGGGGCCGCCACGACAACATCCGGAAAAGCAAGCTCACGCTCTCCATGTCCATGGCCCCGGCGCTCCGCTACAGCCTGGGGGACTTCATTGAATATTACGCCCGCATCGGACTGCGGGGCGGCCTCCTCGACGAGCACGGAAGCATTAACGGGCAGGCCCGGAGGAGAGCGCCGGAGCCCGCGGCGTCGTCCCCCGCCGGCTCCGTGGCCTCGGAAGATCACGTCCACCGCGTCCTTAAGAGCGAATTCATCGAAAGGGACAACCGGAAGTACTTTCTGGACCTGAAAGAGAACCAGAGGGGCAGGTTCCTGCGCATCCGGCAGACGGTCAGCAAAGGGCACGGCACCATGGGCTACTACGGCCAGGGCATCGAACAGACCATCGTCCTTCCCGCGCAGGGCTTAATCGAGTTCAGGGACGCGCTCTCGCAGCTGATAGAGGACTACGGCGACGACGACGACGCCGACGAGCGCGGCCGAGCGACGACCGGAAGCCACGACGACTCTACCCCGGAGCTTCCGGAGGCCGCGTCCTTCCGAGTGGACAACAAGCGCTTTTATTTCGACGTCGGTTCCAACCGCTTCGGCGTCTTCTTGAAAGTCAGCGAAGTGCGGCAGCCCTACCGGAACACCATCACGGTGCCGTTGAAAGCCTGGGCGAGGTTCGGGGAGAATTTCATCCGGTACGAGGAGGAAATGCGACGAATGTTCACTTGTAACAAAGAGAAGAGGACAGAAGCTCGGCAGGACAGCGAGGAACATGGAGACTGA